One part of the Herbiconiux aconitum genome encodes these proteins:
- a CDS encoding PH-like domain-containing protein, with the protein MARILPAVLVTAFLLLLLVAMFWAWRARKKRQSAFQNPLDAPAADERGAELGSASVLYVATTTAGEPLDRLTIPGLAFRGRGVVTVFEQGVSLTIPGEPETFIPRERLRSVGTSTWAIDRVVETGGLVRFDWTYPAESSPVDVESYVRAIELGDAARLIDATDSIIPISDNPLHPQQEGPSS; encoded by the coding sequence GTGGCTAGAATTCTGCCCGCTGTGCTCGTCACGGCCTTCCTCCTGCTGCTGCTCGTCGCCATGTTCTGGGCCTGGCGGGCCCGCAAGAAGCGTCAATCCGCGTTCCAGAACCCCCTCGACGCCCCGGCGGCGGATGAACGTGGTGCCGAACTCGGCAGCGCCTCCGTGCTCTACGTGGCCACCACCACCGCCGGCGAACCGCTCGACCGGCTCACCATCCCCGGGCTCGCCTTCCGCGGTCGCGGCGTGGTCACGGTGTTCGAGCAGGGCGTGTCGCTCACCATTCCCGGCGAGCCGGAGACCTTCATCCCGCGCGAGCGCCTCCGCTCGGTGGGCACCTCGACCTGGGCCATCGACCGCGTGGTCGAGACCGGCGGCCTGGTGCGCTTCGACTGGACGTACCCGGCCGAGAGCAGCCCCGTCGACGTCGAGAGCTACGTGCGCGCGATCGAGCTGGGCGACGCCGCCCGTCTCATCGACGCTACGGATTCGATCATCCCGATTTCCGATAACCCGCTCCACCCGCAACAGGAAGGACCCTCGTCGTGA
- the pyrR gene encoding bifunctional pyr operon transcriptional regulator/uracil phosphoribosyltransferase PyrR produces the protein MARTVLQQADIARALTRISHEILESNRGANDLVILGIPTRGVILADRIGRIIADIEPGTDPGAIVGSLDITMYRDDLAKHPTRTPSPTQVPRQGIDGKTVVLVDDVLYSGRTIRAALDALNDLGRPRVVRLATLVDRGHRDLPIRADFVGKNLPTSREERINVRLAEIDGTEEVSIEEAAGER, from the coding sequence ATGGCGCGCACAGTGCTGCAGCAGGCTGACATAGCCCGGGCGTTGACTCGGATCTCGCACGAGATCCTGGAGTCCAACCGGGGGGCGAACGATCTGGTGATCCTCGGCATCCCGACCCGCGGGGTGATCCTCGCCGATCGGATCGGCCGCATCATCGCCGACATCGAACCGGGAACCGACCCCGGTGCGATCGTGGGCTCCCTCGACATCACGATGTACCGCGACGACCTCGCGAAGCATCCCACCCGCACCCCGAGCCCCACGCAGGTGCCGCGGCAGGGGATCGACGGCAAGACGGTGGTGCTCGTCGACGACGTGCTCTACTCGGGCCGCACCATCCGGGCCGCCCTCGACGCCCTGAACGACCTCGGCCGCCCCCGCGTCGTGCGGCTCGCGACCCTCGTCGACCGCGGTCACCGGGATCTGCCGATCCGTGCCGACTTCGTGGGCAAGAACCTGCCCACCTCGCGGGAGGAGCGCATCAACGTGCGGCTGGCCGAGATCGACGGCACCGAGGAAGTCAGCATCGAAGAGGCGGCGGGCGAGCGATGA
- a CDS encoding dihydroorotase, giving the protein MSTTYLLKGATLPDGSGADILIADGRIVSTTRGTDAAGAVVVDAAGLVALPGLVDLHTHLREPGFEQSETVLTGTRAAAAGGFTSVFAMANTMPVSDTAGVVEQVQSLGDAAGYATVRPIGAVTIGLAGERLSEIGAMAQSRAAVRVFSDDGKCVHDSLLMRRALEYVKTFDGVIAQHAQDPRLTENAQMNEGALSSELGLKGWPAVAEESIIARDVLLAEHVGARLHVCHLSTAGSVDVIRWAKARGIQVTAEATPHHLLLTEDLIRSYDARYKVNPPLRRDEDVQALREGVADGTIDIVATDHAPHPRESKESEWDAASFGMVGLESALPVVQTALVDTGLLGWNDVARVLSTTPARIGRLNGHSHSFEEGAPANITLVDPADRSSFTLDRLAGKSQNTPFDGVTLSGRVRWTFHHGFPTLRDGELAPVEEAAEHARDLAFGLAREGVPARG; this is encoded by the coding sequence ATGAGCACCACGTATCTGCTGAAGGGCGCAACCCTCCCCGACGGCTCCGGGGCCGACATCCTGATCGCCGACGGCCGCATCGTCTCCACCACCCGGGGAACGGATGCGGCGGGTGCAGTCGTCGTCGACGCCGCCGGACTGGTGGCCCTCCCGGGCCTCGTCGACCTGCACACCCACCTCCGCGAACCCGGCTTCGAGCAGAGCGAGACGGTGCTCACCGGCACCCGCGCCGCCGCGGCCGGTGGCTTCACGAGCGTGTTCGCGATGGCCAACACGATGCCCGTCTCCGACACCGCCGGCGTGGTGGAGCAGGTGCAGTCGCTCGGCGACGCGGCCGGCTACGCCACGGTGCGGCCGATCGGCGCCGTCACGATCGGCCTCGCGGGCGAACGCCTGAGCGAGATCGGCGCCATGGCGCAGTCCCGCGCCGCGGTGCGGGTGTTCTCCGACGACGGCAAGTGCGTGCACGACTCGCTGCTCATGCGCCGCGCGCTCGAATACGTGAAGACCTTCGACGGCGTCATCGCGCAGCACGCGCAAGATCCGCGGCTCACCGAGAACGCCCAGATGAACGAGGGCGCACTCTCCTCCGAGCTCGGCCTGAAGGGCTGGCCCGCCGTGGCCGAGGAGTCGATCATCGCCCGCGACGTGCTGCTGGCCGAGCACGTCGGCGCGCGCCTGCACGTCTGCCACCTGTCGACGGCCGGGTCGGTCGACGTCATCCGCTGGGCGAAGGCACGCGGCATCCAGGTCACCGCCGAAGCGACCCCGCACCACCTCCTGCTCACCGAAGACCTCATCCGCAGCTACGACGCGCGCTACAAGGTGAACCCGCCGTTGCGCCGCGACGAAGACGTGCAGGCGTTGCGCGAAGGGGTCGCCGACGGCACCATCGACATCGTCGCCACCGACCACGCACCGCACCCACGGGAGTCGAAGGAGAGCGAGTGGGATGCCGCGTCATTCGGCATGGTGGGCCTCGAGTCCGCCCTTCCCGTGGTGCAGACCGCCCTCGTCGACACCGGTCTTCTCGGCTGGAACGACGTGGCCCGTGTGCTGTCCACCACCCCCGCCCGGATCGGCCGCCTGAACGGCCACAGCCACTCCTTCGAGGAGGGCGCGCCCGCGAACATCACCCTCGTCGACCCGGCCGATCGCAGCAGCTTCACGCTCGACCGCCTGGCGGGCAAGAGCCAGAACACGCCGTTCGATGGCGTGACGCTCTCCGGCCGCGTGCGCTGGACCTTCCACCACGGCTTCCCGACGCTCCGCGACGGCGAGCTGGCCCCGGTCGAGGAGGCGGCGGAGCATGCGCGCGATCTCGCCTTCGGCCTCGCCCGAGAGGGGGTGCCGGCCCGTGGCTAG
- a CDS encoding HNH endonuclease signature motif containing protein: MKSLFVARTEELDARLDAVIDELREVDLLTAGLDARRARGLAAAAVIADERAGLVSPVGRDFSAARDGERTLVAVEIATATLRSERTVARLMNEAEQLVRDYPTTLAALENGRVSALHTRHLVAHACTLPADARPEFEARLLVEAAVSPAHRFAEKARRMRETAHPESIVVRNRQAREERSVWLSPECDGMATLTHHLPAVDAVAIDDLLDKIARAERSDTDPRTHPQRRADALTRLILTPDNPARPASITAAVLVTVPAATVAGASDEPGELHGYGPIDADTARQIAATAPTFLRVLTHPVTGEPTMVTRHWGRATADHLPTRDAATHPTTDATRPSSAARPTGGGGAALPTTGADGHDEAGRDRYSASPELRLVLAAIDQTCRFPGCGRRANRCELDHTHDWAHGGATTAENLTYLCSRHHHLKHDTGWTVKPDPDRPRHLNWRSPHGRHHHTAPPRAPSG; this comes from the coding sequence ATGAAGAGTTTGTTCGTGGCCCGCACCGAGGAGCTCGACGCCCGCCTCGATGCCGTCATCGACGAGCTCCGCGAGGTCGACCTCCTGACGGCCGGGTTGGATGCGCGGCGGGCCCGGGGCCTGGCCGCGGCGGCGGTGATCGCTGACGAGCGGGCCGGGTTGGTGTCGCCGGTCGGCCGGGATTTCTCGGCCGCGCGGGACGGTGAACGCACACTCGTGGCGGTCGAGATCGCCACTGCGACATTGCGGTCGGAGCGCACCGTGGCGCGGCTGATGAACGAGGCCGAGCAGCTCGTGCGCGACTACCCGACCACCCTCGCCGCCCTCGAAAACGGCCGCGTGTCGGCGCTACACACCCGGCACCTCGTCGCCCACGCCTGCACCCTGCCCGCGGACGCCCGACCGGAGTTCGAAGCCCGGCTGCTCGTCGAGGCGGCCGTGTCGCCGGCGCACCGTTTCGCCGAGAAGGCCCGCCGGATGCGCGAAACCGCCCACCCCGAATCCATCGTCGTGCGCAATAGGCAGGCGCGGGAGGAGCGGAGCGTGTGGCTCTCGCCCGAGTGCGACGGAATGGCGACCCTCACCCACCACCTGCCCGCGGTCGACGCGGTCGCGATCGACGACCTGCTCGACAAGATCGCCCGCGCCGAACGCTCCGACACCGACCCACGCACCCACCCGCAACGCCGCGCCGACGCCCTCACCCGACTGATCCTCACCCCCGACAACCCGGCCCGACCCGCGTCCATCACCGCGGCCGTTCTCGTGACCGTGCCGGCGGCAACCGTCGCGGGAGCCTCCGACGAACCGGGCGAATTGCACGGTTACGGCCCGATCGACGCCGACACCGCCCGACAGATCGCGGCCACCGCCCCCACCTTCCTCCGGGTCCTGACCCACCCGGTCACGGGGGAACCGACAATGGTCACCCGACACTGGGGCCGCGCCACCGCCGACCACCTGCCCACGCGCGACGCAGCCACCCACCCCACCACCGACGCCACCCGCCCCAGCAGCGCCGCCCGCCCCACCGGCGGCGGCGGTGCCGCCCTCCCCACGACCGGCGCCGACGGACACGATGAGGCCGGGCGCGACCGGTACAGCGCTTCACCCGAGCTGCGGTTGGTGCTCGCTGCGATCGACCAGACCTGCCGATTCCCCGGCTGCGGACGCCGCGCCAACCGCTGCGAACTCGACCACACCCACGACTGGGCCCACGGAGGCGCCACCACCGCTGAGAACCTCACCTACCTCTGCTCCCGCCACCACCACCTCAAACACGACACCGGCTGGACCGTCAAGCCCGACCCCGACCGGCCACGCCACCTCAACTGGCGCAGCCCCCACGGCCGCCACCACCACACCGCACCCCCACGCGCCCCCAGCGGCTGA
- the carA gene encoding glutamine-hydrolyzing carbamoyl-phosphate synthase small subunit, with the protein MISTEPAVLVLEDGRRYEGRAYGARGRTLGEAVFATGMTGYQETLTDPSYAGQIVMQTAPHIGNTGVNDTDKESSKIWVAGYVVRDPSRVVSNFRAQRSLDDDLVSDGVVGISGIDTRAVTRHIRSFGAMRAGIFSGADYELSQTEQLGAVRSGAEMAGQKLSSIVSTHERYQVPAVGERIGSVAVLDLGVKTSTLNYLAERGFDVEVLPESVTADEVRALAPDALFYSNGPGDPEASESHVELLQDVLRGGTPYFGICFGNQLLGRALGFGTYKLPFGHRGINQPVLDRTTGRVEITSQNHGFAVDAPREGVVDSPAGFGRVEVSHVSLNDDVVEGIRCLDIDAFSVQYHPEAAAGPHDSMYLFDRFRDMILAKKSAALGADTNFVEAPSEGDHE; encoded by the coding sequence GTGATCTCAACCGAACCCGCCGTGCTCGTGCTGGAAGACGGTCGACGCTACGAAGGCCGCGCCTACGGAGCCCGCGGCCGCACCCTCGGCGAAGCCGTCTTCGCCACCGGGATGACCGGCTACCAGGAGACCCTGACCGATCCGAGCTACGCCGGCCAGATCGTGATGCAGACCGCCCCGCACATCGGCAACACCGGAGTGAACGACACCGACAAGGAGTCGTCGAAGATCTGGGTGGCCGGCTACGTGGTGCGCGACCCCTCCCGGGTGGTGTCGAACTTCCGTGCGCAGCGGAGCCTCGACGACGACCTCGTCAGCGACGGCGTCGTGGGCATCTCGGGCATCGACACCCGTGCGGTGACCCGGCACATCCGTTCCTTCGGCGCGATGCGCGCCGGCATCTTCTCGGGTGCCGACTACGAGCTGAGTCAGACCGAACAACTCGGTGCGGTGCGCTCGGGCGCCGAGATGGCGGGGCAGAAGCTCTCGTCGATCGTGTCGACCCATGAGCGCTACCAGGTTCCGGCGGTGGGGGAGCGGATCGGCTCCGTGGCCGTGCTCGACCTCGGGGTGAAGACCTCCACGCTCAACTACCTGGCCGAGCGGGGTTTCGACGTGGAGGTGCTGCCGGAGTCGGTCACGGCCGACGAGGTGCGTGCGCTCGCGCCCGACGCGCTCTTCTACTCCAACGGCCCCGGCGACCCCGAGGCATCCGAAAGCCACGTCGAGTTGCTGCAGGATGTCCTCCGCGGTGGCACTCCCTACTTCGGCATCTGCTTCGGCAACCAGCTGCTCGGCCGTGCGCTCGGCTTCGGAACCTACAAGCTGCCCTTCGGCCACCGCGGCATCAACCAGCCGGTGCTCGACCGCACCACCGGCCGGGTGGAGATCACCAGCCAGAACCACGGATTCGCCGTCGACGCCCCGCGCGAGGGTGTCGTCGACTCGCCGGCCGGTTTCGGCCGGGTCGAAGTGAGCCACGTGAGCCTCAACGACGACGTGGTGGAGGGCATCCGCTGCCTCGACATCGACGCCTTCTCGGTGCAGTACCACCCGGAGGCGGCGGCCGGTCCGCACGACTCCATGTACTTGTTCGACCGCTTCCGCGACATGATCCTGGCGAAGAAGAGCGCGGCCCTCGGGGCCGACACGAACTTCGTCGAGGCGCCCTCTGAAGGAGACCACGAGTAA
- the efp gene encoding elongation factor P, with protein MASTNDIKNGTVLSIDGQLWNVIEFQHVKPGKGGAFVRTKIKNVMTGKVVDRTFNAGAKIDTANVDRRDYQYLYKDGDSFVFMDTSDYDQITLPAAIVGEAANFLLEQQTATIALSEGEPLYVELPASVTLEITYTEPGLQGDRSTGGTKPATVETGYQIQVPLFLEIGTKVKVDTRTGDYLGRVN; from the coding sequence ATGGCTTCAACGAACGACATCAAGAACGGCACCGTGCTGAGCATCGACGGTCAGCTCTGGAACGTCATCGAGTTCCAGCACGTCAAGCCGGGCAAAGGCGGCGCGTTCGTGCGCACCAAGATCAAGAACGTGATGACCGGCAAGGTCGTCGACCGCACGTTCAACGCGGGCGCCAAGATCGACACGGCCAACGTCGACCGTCGCGACTACCAGTACCTCTACAAAGACGGTGACTCCTTCGTGTTCATGGACACGAGCGACTACGACCAGATCACGCTGCCGGCCGCCATCGTGGGCGAAGCGGCGAACTTCCTGCTCGAGCAGCAGACCGCCACGATCGCCCTCAGCGAGGGCGAGCCGCTCTACGTCGAGCTGCCCGCATCCGTGACCCTCGAGATCACCTACACCGAGCCGGGCCTCCAGGGCGACCGTTCAACCGGCGGCACCAAGCCGGCGACGGTCGAGACCGGATACCAGATCCAGGTTCCGCTGTTCCTCGAGATCGGCACCAAGGTCAAGGTCGACACCCGCACGGGCGACTACCTCGGCCGCGTCAACTAG
- a CDS encoding aspartate carbamoyltransferase catalytic subunit — protein sequence MRHLLSTKDLSRDEAIQILDIAEDMADVQNREVKKLPTLRGKTVVNLFFEDSTRTRISFEAAAKRLSADVINFSAKGSSVSKGESLKDTAQTLAAMGADGVVIRHSASGAPQVLAQSDWIDAGVVNAGDGTHEHPTQALLDAFTMRRRLHGDAARGKALDGVSVVIVGDILHSRVARSNLWLLRTLGATVTFVAPATLVPVGIDTWPADVSFDLDATLALTQPDVVMMLRIQSERMNAAYFPSAREYARQWGLDDERLARLRPDSIVMHPGPMNRGLEISAGAADSAQSTVLEQVANGVSIRMAVLYLLLSGEREAQA from the coding sequence ATGAGACACCTCCTCAGCACCAAAGACCTCAGCCGCGACGAGGCGATCCAGATTCTCGACATCGCCGAGGACATGGCGGATGTGCAGAACCGCGAGGTCAAGAAGCTCCCGACCCTCCGAGGCAAGACGGTGGTGAATCTCTTCTTCGAAGACTCCACCCGCACCCGCATCTCCTTCGAAGCCGCCGCCAAACGGCTCTCGGCCGACGTCATCAACTTCTCGGCGAAGGGCTCCAGCGTCTCGAAGGGCGAGAGCCTGAAAGACACCGCGCAGACCCTCGCTGCCATGGGCGCCGACGGCGTGGTCATCCGCCACTCCGCCTCGGGCGCCCCGCAGGTGCTGGCGCAGAGCGACTGGATCGACGCGGGCGTGGTGAACGCCGGCGACGGCACGCACGAGCACCCCACCCAGGCCCTGCTCGACGCCTTCACGATGCGCCGGCGCCTGCACGGCGACGCCGCCCGCGGCAAGGCTCTCGACGGGGTGAGCGTCGTGATCGTGGGCGACATCCTGCACTCCCGTGTCGCCCGCTCGAACCTCTGGCTCCTCCGAACCCTGGGGGCCACCGTCACCTTCGTGGCCCCGGCGACTCTCGTGCCCGTAGGCATCGACACCTGGCCGGCCGATGTCAGCTTCGACCTCGACGCCACCCTCGCGCTCACGCAACCCGACGTGGTGATGATGCTGCGCATCCAGAGCGAGCGGATGAACGCCGCCTACTTCCCGAGCGCGCGCGAGTACGCCCGGCAGTGGGGCCTCGACGACGAGCGCTTGGCGCGGCTCCGCCCGGATAGCATTGTCATGCACCCCGGACCGATGAATCGCGGTCTGGAGATCTCGGCCGGTGCGGCCGACTCCGCGCAGTCGACAGTTCTCGAACAGGTCGCGAACGGGGTGTCCATCCGGATGGCGGTCCTCTACCTGCTGCTCTCCGGCGAACGAGAGGCCCAGGCATGA
- the carB gene encoding carbamoyl-phosphate synthase large subunit, whose translation MPRREDIQSVLVIGSGPIVIGQACEFDYSGTQACRVLREEGVRVILVNSNPATIMTDPDFADATYVEPITWQVIESIIAKEKPDAILPTLGGQTALNAAIQLHEHGILEKYGVELIGANFEAINKGEDRQIFKQLVIDAGAEVARSHIAHTVEEAVGFAEDLGYPLVVRPSFTMGGLGSGFAYTVEELRRIVGDGLHQSPTTEVLLEESILGWKEYELELMRDTADNTVVVCSIENVDPVGVHTGDSITVAPALTLTDREYQRMRDIGIDIIRAVGVDTGGCNIQFAVDPANGRIIVIEMNPRVSRSSALASKATGFPIAKIAAKLAIGYRLDEIPNDITKVTPASFEPTLDYVVVKVPRFAFEKFPAADPTLTTTMKSVGEAMAIGRNFSQALQKALRSLEKRGSSFHWEPLSTSKDELLAIAAVPTDGRIVTVQQALRAGATIEEVFEATKIDPWFLDQIVLINEVAEAIHASENADTAMFTLAKEHGFSDAQIASLRGFGEKEVREVRHILGIRPVYKTVDTCAGEFPALTPYHYSSYDLETEVEPSDRRKVVILGSGPNRIGQGVEFDYSCVHASFALSDAGFETIMINCNPETVSTDYDTSDRLYFEPLTLEDVLEVIHAEQQSGELVGVVVQLGGQTALGLAKGLEEAGVPILGTTPDAIDLAEERGLFSGILDAAGILAPKNGTATDYETAVVVAEEIGFPVLVRPSYVLGGRGMEIVYDTPSLADYFERIAGQGMVGTANPLLVDRFLDDAIEIDVDALYDGHQLYIGGIMEHLEEAGIHSGDSSCTLPPVTLGRDQINHVRDATLAIAQGIGVRGLLNVQFAIGAGILYVLEANPRASRTVPFVSKALGIPLAKAASRIMVGSTIDELKTEGMLPVQDGSIVPLDSPVAVKEAVLPFKRFRTKEGLIVDSVLGPEMRSTGEVMGIDRDFPRAFAKSQEAAYGGMPTSGTVFVSVSDRDKRAIVLPVLRLQQLGFEILATSGTAEVLNRNGIHARLVTKYSEGKDGDGETVVDLINAGKVDIVINTPSGRSARADGYEIRAAAVAADKPLFTTIAQLGAAVASFDALSEGFDVTSLQEYAIARSARG comes from the coding sequence ATGCCACGCAGAGAAGACATCCAGAGTGTTCTCGTCATCGGCTCCGGCCCGATCGTCATCGGCCAGGCCTGCGAGTTCGACTACTCGGGTACCCAAGCCTGTCGCGTGCTGCGCGAGGAGGGCGTGCGCGTCATCCTGGTGAACTCCAACCCGGCCACCATCATGACCGACCCCGACTTCGCCGACGCCACCTACGTGGAGCCCATCACCTGGCAGGTCATCGAGTCGATCATCGCCAAGGAGAAGCCGGATGCGATCCTGCCGACCCTGGGCGGCCAGACGGCGCTCAACGCGGCCATCCAGCTGCACGAGCACGGCATCCTCGAGAAGTACGGCGTGGAACTCATCGGCGCCAACTTCGAGGCGATCAACAAGGGCGAAGACCGCCAGATCTTCAAGCAGCTCGTGATCGACGCCGGCGCCGAAGTGGCCCGGTCGCACATCGCGCACACGGTCGAGGAGGCCGTCGGGTTCGCCGAAGACCTCGGCTACCCGCTCGTCGTGCGCCCCTCCTTCACCATGGGCGGTCTCGGTTCGGGCTTCGCCTACACCGTCGAGGAGCTGCGCCGCATCGTCGGCGACGGCCTGCACCAGAGCCCCACCACCGAGGTGCTGCTCGAGGAGTCGATCCTCGGCTGGAAGGAATACGAGCTCGAACTCATGCGCGACACGGCCGACAACACGGTCGTGGTGTGCTCGATCGAGAACGTCGACCCGGTCGGCGTGCACACCGGCGACTCGATCACCGTGGCCCCGGCCTTGACACTGACCGATCGCGAATACCAGCGGATGCGCGACATCGGCATCGACATCATCCGTGCCGTCGGCGTCGACACCGGCGGCTGCAACATCCAGTTCGCGGTCGACCCGGCCAACGGCCGCATCATCGTGATCGAGATGAACCCGCGCGTCTCCCGGTCGAGCGCCCTCGCCTCGAAGGCCACCGGGTTCCCGATCGCCAAGATCGCCGCGAAGCTGGCCATCGGCTACCGGCTGGACGAGATCCCGAACGACATCACGAAGGTGACCCCGGCATCCTTCGAGCCCACCCTCGACTACGTCGTGGTGAAGGTGCCCCGCTTCGCCTTCGAGAAGTTCCCGGCCGCCGACCCCACCCTCACCACCACCATGAAGTCGGTGGGCGAGGCGATGGCGATCGGCCGCAACTTCTCACAGGCGCTGCAGAAGGCACTGCGCTCGCTCGAGAAGCGCGGCTCGTCGTTCCACTGGGAGCCGCTCAGCACCTCGAAAGACGAGCTGCTCGCCATCGCCGCGGTGCCGACCGACGGCCGCATCGTGACCGTGCAGCAGGCCCTCCGCGCCGGTGCCACGATCGAGGAGGTCTTCGAGGCCACCAAGATCGATCCCTGGTTCCTCGACCAGATCGTGCTGATCAACGAGGTGGCCGAGGCCATCCACGCCTCGGAGAACGCCGACACGGCCATGTTCACGCTGGCCAAGGAGCACGGCTTCTCGGATGCCCAGATCGCGTCGCTGCGCGGCTTCGGCGAGAAGGAGGTGCGCGAGGTGCGGCACATCCTCGGCATCCGTCCCGTCTACAAGACTGTCGACACCTGCGCGGGGGAGTTCCCGGCGCTCACGCCCTACCACTACTCCAGCTACGACCTCGAGACCGAGGTGGAGCCCTCGGATCGCCGCAAGGTCGTCATCCTGGGCTCGGGCCCGAACCGCATCGGCCAGGGAGTGGAGTTCGACTACTCCTGCGTACATGCCTCGTTCGCGCTGTCGGATGCCGGCTTCGAGACCATCATGATCAACTGCAACCCGGAGACGGTCTCCACCGACTACGACACCTCCGACCGCCTCTACTTCGAGCCGCTCACGCTCGAAGACGTGCTGGAGGTCATCCACGCCGAGCAGCAGTCGGGCGAGCTCGTGGGCGTCGTCGTGCAGCTCGGCGGGCAGACCGCTCTGGGACTCGCGAAGGGGCTCGAGGAGGCCGGTGTGCCGATCCTCGGAACCACTCCGGATGCGATCGACCTGGCCGAGGAGCGCGGACTGTTCTCCGGCATCCTCGACGCCGCCGGCATCCTGGCGCCGAAGAACGGCACCGCCACCGACTACGAGACCGCCGTCGTGGTGGCCGAGGAGATCGGCTTCCCGGTGCTCGTGCGCCCCTCCTACGTGCTGGGCGGGCGCGGGATGGAGATCGTCTACGACACCCCGTCCCTCGCCGACTACTTCGAGCGGATCGCCGGCCAGGGCATGGTGGGCACCGCCAACCCGCTGCTGGTCGACCGCTTCCTCGACGACGCGATCGAGATCGACGTCGACGCGCTCTATGACGGCCACCAGCTCTACATCGGCGGCATCATGGAGCACCTCGAGGAGGCCGGCATCCACTCGGGCGACTCCAGCTGCACGCTGCCGCCCGTGACCCTCGGCCGCGACCAGATCAACCACGTGCGCGACGCGACGCTCGCGATCGCCCAGGGGATCGGTGTGCGGGGCCTGCTGAACGTGCAGTTCGCGATCGGTGCGGGCATCCTCTACGTGCTCGAGGCGAACCCGCGGGCTTCACGCACCGTGCCGTTCGTGTCGAAGGCGCTCGGCATCCCGCTCGCCAAGGCCGCCTCGCGCATCATGGTGGGCTCGACCATCGACGAGCTGAAGACCGAGGGCATGCTCCCGGTGCAGGACGGCTCGATCGTGCCGCTCGACTCGCCGGTCGCCGTGAAGGAGGCCGTGCTGCCGTTCAAGCGCTTCCGCACCAAGGAGGGCCTGATCGTCGATTCGGTGCTTGGGCCTGAGATGCGCTCGACCGGTGAGGTCATGGGCATCGACCGCGACTTCCCGCGCGCTTTCGCGAAGAGCCAGGAGGCCGCATACGGCGGCATGCCGACGAGTGGAACCGTGTTCGTCTCGGTCTCCGACCGCGACAAGCGGGCCATCGTGCTGCCGGTGCTGCGCCTGCAGCAGCTCGGCTTCGAGATCCTCGCCACGAGCGGAACCGCCGAAGTGCTGAACCGCAACGGCATCCACGCCCGCCTGGTCACGAAGTACTCCGAGGGCAAGGACGGCGACGGGGAGACCGTCGTCGACCTGATCAACGCCGGCAAGGTGGACATCGTGATCAACACGCCTTCGGGTCGGTCGGCGCGGGCCGACGGTTACGAGATCCGCGCCGCCGCGGTGGCGGCGGACAAGCCGTTGTTCACGACGATCGCACAGCTCGGTGCAGCCGTGGCGTCCTTCGACGCCTTGTCCGAGGGCTTCGATGTGACGTCGCTGCAGGAGTACGCGATCGCCCGGAGCGCCCGGGGATGA
- the nusB gene encoding transcription antitermination factor NusB encodes MSARTKARKRALDILYAADVRQIPITESLASEATRAASEPDRQNSWLYAREIVDGVVEHFSEIDETIQSYSQGWTIARMPTIDRALLRIAIWEILYNDEVPASVAISEAVEAAKTLSTEDSSSFVNGVLGKVAESA; translated from the coding sequence TTGAGCGCACGCACGAAGGCACGCAAGCGCGCCCTCGACATCTTGTACGCCGCCGACGTGCGGCAGATCCCGATCACCGAATCGCTGGCATCGGAGGCGACGCGAGCCGCCTCGGAGCCCGACCGGCAGAACTCGTGGCTCTATGCGCGCGAGATCGTCGACGGAGTGGTGGAGCACTTCTCCGAGATCGACGAGACCATCCAGAGCTACTCGCAGGGCTGGACCATCGCACGCATGCCCACGATCGACCGGGCGCTTCTGCGCATCGCGATCTGGGAGATCCTCTACAACGACGAGGTGCCGGCTTCGGTCGCGATCTCTGAGGCGGTCGAGGCGGCGAAGACCCTCTCTACGGAGGACTCCTCGAGCTTCGTGAACGGTGTCTTGGGCAAGGTCGCCGAGTCGGCCTGA